From a single Myxococcota bacterium genomic region:
- a CDS encoding ChaN family lipoprotein: MRARLVLGVLALACAVPSGESGNWQSRLGLDDPRVGKIYDTAAHAFVEREVLFYRARTADFVILGEKHDNPDHHRLQGTVIQYLAREGVPPSVAFEMLSEDDRPKLDAWRATHPEDVEALGDMLDWAHSGWPPWPLYRPVFLAAISRSLRIEPANLSRAQLAALRGKGLAGLPPAERERLALDPPLPQAERDSLADDIREGHCGMADPHAIDAMIDIQRVRDAALADALLRAGVPAVLIAGAGHARKDRAVPLYVARRAPQRRVLAVAFVEVSERASADQADLERPYDFLWFTPRVDDLDPCERFKKELEKMHPGGGTSPF; encoded by the coding sequence GTGCGGGCGAGGCTCGTGCTCGGCGTGCTGGCCCTGGCCTGCGCGGTGCCCTCGGGTGAGTCGGGCAACTGGCAGTCGCGGCTCGGCCTCGACGACCCGCGCGTGGGCAAGATCTACGACACGGCCGCGCACGCGTTCGTCGAGCGCGAGGTGCTGTTCTACCGGGCCAGGACCGCGGACTTCGTGATCCTGGGCGAGAAGCACGACAACCCCGACCACCACCGCCTGCAGGGCACCGTGATCCAGTATCTCGCGCGGGAGGGCGTGCCGCCGTCGGTCGCGTTCGAGATGCTCTCGGAGGACGACCGGCCCAAGCTCGACGCCTGGCGCGCCACGCACCCCGAGGACGTCGAGGCCCTGGGCGACATGCTCGACTGGGCGCACAGCGGCTGGCCGCCCTGGCCGCTGTACCGGCCGGTGTTCCTGGCGGCGATCTCGCGCTCGCTGCGCATCGAGCCCGCCAACCTGTCGCGCGCGCAGCTCGCCGCGCTGCGCGGCAAGGGTCTCGCGGGCCTGCCGCCCGCCGAGCGCGAGCGGCTCGCGCTCGACCCGCCGCTCCCCCAGGCCGAGCGCGACTCACTCGCCGACGACATCCGCGAGGGCCACTGCGGCATGGCCGACCCGCACGCGATCGACGCCATGATCGACATCCAGCGCGTGCGCGACGCGGCGCTAGCCGACGCGCTCCTGCGCGCGGGCGTGCCGGCCGTGCTGATCGCGGGCGCGGGTCACGCGCGCAAGGACCGCGCCGTGCCGCTCTACGTGGCGCGCCGCGCGCCCCAGCGCCGCGTGCTCGCGGTCGCGTTCGTCGAGGTGAGCGAGCGCGCCAGCGCCGACCAGGCCGATCTCGAGCGCCCCTACGACTTCCTCTGGTTCACGCCGCGCGTCGACGACCTCGACCCCTGCGAGCGCTTCAAGAAGGAGCTCGAGAAGATGCACCCGGGCGGGGGCACCTCGCCCTTCTGA
- a CDS encoding alpha/beta hydrolase produces the protein MASNELGILVQMLRARPILPDVSVEEMRAGMASMVGSAQLPDGLIREPRSANGVPAEWLSAPGAAADRAVLYLHGGGYVLGSIDTHRELAARISVASGARCLVIDYRLGPEHRFPAAVDDAVAAYRFLLDCGYAPGKLAIAGDSAGGGLTVATLLALRDAKLPLPATGVCISPWVDLTGTSESMTTKAEVDPMVQRAPLLALAKHYLGNADAKTPLASPLFAELRGLPPLLIQVGSSETLLDDSTRLAERARKAGVDVELEVWPDMIHVWHAFAALLPEGREGIERIGQHLRKRLA, from the coding sequence ATGGCGAGCAACGAGCTCGGGATCCTGGTTCAGATGCTGCGCGCCCGGCCGATCCTGCCCGACGTGTCGGTCGAGGAGATGCGCGCGGGCATGGCCTCCATGGTGGGCAGCGCGCAGCTGCCGGACGGCCTGATCCGCGAGCCGCGCAGCGCCAACGGCGTACCGGCGGAGTGGCTGAGCGCGCCGGGCGCGGCCGCCGATCGCGCCGTGCTGTATCTCCACGGCGGCGGCTACGTGCTGGGCTCGATCGACACGCACCGCGAGCTCGCGGCGCGCATCTCGGTGGCCTCGGGCGCGCGCTGTCTGGTGATCGACTACCGGCTCGGTCCCGAGCACCGATTCCCGGCCGCGGTCGACGATGCCGTGGCCGCCTATCGCTTCCTGCTCGACTGCGGCTACGCCCCGGGCAAGCTCGCGATCGCGGGTGACTCGGCCGGCGGCGGGCTCACGGTCGCGACGCTGCTCGCGTTGCGCGACGCGAAGCTGCCGCTGCCCGCGACCGGCGTGTGCATCTCGCCCTGGGTGGACCTGACCGGCACGAGTGAGAGCATGACCACCAAGGCCGAGGTCGATCCCATGGTGCAGCGCGCGCCGCTGCTCGCGCTGGCGAAGCACTACCTGGGCAACGCCGACGCGAAGACGCCGCTCGCCTCGCCGCTGTTCGCCGAGCTGCGCGGACTGCCGCCGCTCTTGATCCAGGTGGGCAGCTCCGAGACGCTGCTCGACGACTCGACTCGGCTCGCCGAGCGCGCGCGCAAGGCCGGGGTCGACGTGGAGCTCGAGGTCTGGCCCGACATGATCCACGTGTGGCACGCCTTCGCGGCGCTCCTGCCCGAAGGCCGCGAGGGCATCGAGCGCATCGGCCAGCACCTGCGCAAGCGCCTCGCCTGA
- a CDS encoding prohibitin family protein has protein sequence MNLRYGVLGALALLLLFGTLGCYYVIDPGERGVKVTLGKMSEQFLSPGPGLKAPFITEIQRVNVQQDTREVSAECFSSDLQQINIQLKVLYRIPEASIISVLRDYAGTPFEKLILPRVQEAVKEVTAMKSAADIVKTREQIKVAALESSRTKIGPLLVVEDLVIEDVKLSRELEQAIEAKMVQQQEAEKAIFKMQQAKTDAETLIIKAKADAESIRIQGEALEKAPKLVELKMVEKWNGVAPQVVGGGQGANILLPLGKGP, from the coding sequence GTGAACCTGCGCTATGGCGTGCTCGGAGCGCTCGCGCTCCTGCTCCTGTTCGGCACGCTCGGCTGTTACTACGTGATCGATCCGGGCGAGCGCGGGGTGAAGGTGACCCTGGGCAAGATGTCCGAGCAATTCCTGTCGCCCGGCCCCGGCCTGAAGGCGCCCTTCATCACCGAGATCCAGCGCGTGAACGTCCAGCAGGACACACGCGAGGTGTCGGCGGAGTGCTTCTCGTCGGATCTGCAGCAGATCAACATCCAGCTGAAGGTGCTCTACCGCATTCCGGAGGCGTCGATCATCTCCGTGCTGCGCGACTACGCCGGTACGCCCTTCGAGAAGCTGATCCTGCCGCGCGTGCAGGAGGCGGTGAAGGAAGTCACCGCGATGAAGAGCGCCGCGGACATCGTGAAGACGCGCGAGCAGATCAAGGTCGCCGCGCTCGAGTCGTCGCGCACGAAGATCGGCCCCTTGCTCGTGGTCGAGGATCTCGTGATCGAGGACGTGAAGCTCTCGCGCGAGCTCGAGCAGGCCATCGAGGCCAAGATGGTGCAGCAGCAGGAGGCCGAGAAGGCGATCTTCAAGATGCAGCAGGCGAAGACCGACGCCGAGACTCTGATCATCAAGGCGAAGGCCGACGCGGAATCGATCCGCATTCAGGGCGAGGCGCTCGAGAAGGCGCCGAAGCTCGTCGAGCTGAAGATGGTCGAGAAGTGGAACGGCGTCGCGCCGCAGGTGGTGGGCGGCGGGCAGGGTGCGAACATCCTGCTGCCGCTGGGCAAGGGACCGTAG
- a CDS encoding gamma carbonic anhydrase family protein, with protein MLVGDVEVGAQASVWFGCVLRGDVCHVRLGARTNFQDGSIIHVSRAGLATLIGVEVTVGHGCIVHACTLEDRSFVGMGSVILDGARIESEGMLGAGSLLPSDKRIGARELWLGRPARLVRRLRDDELEANAERNRHYVELAAEYLAAYGRGGP; from the coding sequence GTGCTGGTGGGGGATGTCGAGGTCGGGGCGCAGGCCAGCGTGTGGTTCGGCTGCGTGCTGCGCGGCGACGTGTGCCACGTGCGCCTCGGGGCGCGCACGAACTTCCAGGACGGCTCGATCATCCACGTGTCGCGCGCCGGGCTGGCGACACTGATCGGTGTAGAAGTGACGGTCGGCCACGGCTGCATCGTGCACGCCTGCACGCTCGAGGACCGCTCGTTCGTGGGCATGGGCTCGGTGATCCTGGACGGGGCGCGCATCGAGTCCGAGGGCATGCTCGGCGCGGGCTCGCTCTTGCCGTCCGACAAGCGCATCGGCGCGCGCGAGCTGTGGCTCGGCCGGCCGGCGCGGCTCGTGCGCCGGCTGCGCGACGACGAGCTCGAGGCCAACGCCGAGCGCAACCGCCACTACGTCGAGCTGGCCGCCGAGTATCTGGCGGCGTACGGCCGCGGCGGGCCGTGA
- a CDS encoding Rrf2 family transcriptional regulator, translating to MRSAMQLLAQEEYGLRCLLQVARHAGPDPLTIPEIAASEGLSPDYAAKLMRALRQAELVVSTRGASGGYRLSRPAHEITAWEVVQVLGGSLFPREFCDSHPGQRHDCVHTTGCSIRGLWSAVEGAVRGVLERVTIADLARVEPRALITRIDTAPLESGS from the coding sequence GTGCGCTCGGCCATGCAGCTCCTGGCGCAAGAGGAATACGGTCTGCGCTGCCTTCTGCAGGTGGCGCGGCACGCGGGCCCCGACCCGCTCACGATCCCCGAGATCGCGGCGAGCGAGGGGCTGTCCCCCGACTACGCCGCCAAGCTGATGCGCGCGCTGCGCCAGGCGGAGCTCGTGGTCTCCACGCGCGGCGCGAGCGGCGGCTACCGCCTGTCGCGGCCCGCCCACGAGATCACCGCCTGGGAGGTCGTGCAGGTGCTCGGCGGGTCGCTCTTCCCGCGCGAGTTCTGCGACTCACACCCCGGCCAGAGACACGACTGCGTGCACACCACCGGCTGCTCGATCCGCGGCCTGTGGAGCGCGGTCGAGGGCGCCGTGCGCGGCGTGCTCGAGCGAGTCACGATCGCCGACCTGGCGCGCGTCGAGCCGCGCGCCTTGATCACGCGCATCGACACCGCCCCGCTGGAGAGTGGCTCGTGA
- the sufB gene encoding Fe-S cluster assembly protein SufB, whose translation MSAPNEITALTEREYQAGFTTAVESDTVPPGLDESVIALISSKKGEPEWLLEWRRKAFRRWREMREEDARWAKVSFPAIDYQAISYYSAPKQAKKLASMDEVDPEIRKTFEKLGIPLSEQKLLAGVAVDAVFDSVSVATTFKAKLGELGIVFCSFSDAVQSHPDLVQKYLGSVVPYSDNFFATLNSAVFTDGSFVYVPKGVRCPMELSTYFRINEAKTGQFERTLIVADEGAYVSYLEGCTAPMRDENQLHAAVVELVALDDATIKYSTVQNWYPGDKEGRGGIYNFVTKRGACRGARSKISWTQVETGSAITWKYPSCILQGNDSVGEFYSVAVTNHFQQADTGTKMIHIGRNTRSTIVSKGIAAGRGQQTYRGLVEIHQKASGARNHSQCDSLLIGDRCGAHTFPYLEAKNASAQIEHEATTSKISDDQLFYCRQRGLSNEDAVNLIVNGFCKEVFRELPMEFAVEAQKLLGVTLEGAVG comes from the coding sequence GTGAGCGCCCCCAACGAGATCACGGCGCTCACCGAGCGCGAGTATCAGGCCGGCTTCACGACCGCGGTCGAGTCCGACACCGTTCCACCCGGGCTCGACGAGAGCGTGATCGCGCTGATCTCTTCCAAGAAGGGCGAGCCCGAGTGGCTGCTCGAGTGGCGGCGGAAGGCCTTCCGGCGCTGGCGTGAGATGCGCGAGGAGGACGCGCGCTGGGCGAAGGTCAGCTTCCCCGCGATCGACTACCAGGCGATCAGCTACTACTCGGCGCCCAAGCAGGCCAAGAAGCTGGCCAGCATGGACGAGGTCGACCCGGAAATCCGCAAGACCTTCGAGAAGCTCGGCATCCCGCTGTCGGAGCAGAAGCTGCTCGCGGGCGTGGCCGTCGACGCGGTGTTCGATTCGGTCTCGGTGGCCACCACCTTCAAGGCCAAGCTCGGCGAGCTCGGCATCGTGTTCTGCTCGTTCTCCGACGCGGTGCAGAGTCACCCCGACCTGGTGCAGAAGTATCTCGGCTCGGTGGTGCCCTACTCCGACAACTTCTTCGCCACGCTCAACTCCGCCGTGTTCACCGACGGCTCGTTCGTCTACGTGCCCAAGGGCGTGCGCTGCCCGATGGAGCTGTCGACCTACTTCCGCATCAACGAGGCGAAGACGGGTCAGTTCGAGCGTACGCTGATCGTGGCCGACGAGGGCGCCTACGTGTCGTATCTCGAGGGCTGCACCGCGCCCATGCGCGACGAGAACCAGCTGCACGCGGCGGTGGTGGAGCTCGTGGCGCTCGACGACGCCACGATCAAGTACTCCACCGTCCAGAACTGGTACCCGGGCGACAAGGAGGGCCGCGGCGGCATCTACAACTTCGTGACCAAGCGCGGCGCGTGCCGCGGAGCGCGCTCGAAGATCTCCTGGACCCAGGTCGAGACCGGCTCGGCCATCACCTGGAAGTACCCGAGCTGCATCCTGCAGGGCAACGACTCGGTCGGTGAGTTCTACTCGGTCGCGGTCACGAATCACTTCCAGCAGGCCGACACCGGCACGAAGATGATCCACATCGGCCGCAACACCAGGAGCACGATCGTCTCGAAGGGCATCGCCGCCGGCCGCGGCCAGCAGACCTACCGCGGCCTGGTCGAGATCCACCAGAAGGCGTCGGGCGCGCGCAATCACTCGCAGTGCGACTCGCTCCTGATCGGCGACCGCTGCGGCGCGCACACGTTCCCGTACCTCGAGGCGAAGAACGCATCGGCGCAGATCGAGCACGAGGCCACGACTTCGAAGATCTCCGACGACCAGCTGTTCTATTGCCGCCAGCGCGGGCTCTCGAACGAAGACGCGGTGAACCTGATCGTGAACGGCTTCTGCAAGGAGGTGTTCCGCGAGCTGCCGATGGAGTTCGCGGTCGAAGCGCAGAAGCTCCTGGGAGTCACTCTGGAAGGGGCGGTCGGCTGA
- the sufC gene encoding Fe-S cluster assembly ATPase SufC codes for MLEIEDLHVRVDEKPILKGVDLVLRAGEVHAVMGPNGSGKSTLANVLAGREGYEVTRGAVRFQGKDLLALAPEERARAGVFLAFQYPVEIPGVGNSYFMKATLNAQRAARGLPPLDAIDFLTLVKQKAKALEMDEAFLGRSVNEGFSGGEKKRNEILQMSLLEPTLAVLDETDSGLDIDALRIVADGVNRLRSPERAVLAITHYQRLLEYLVPDRTHVLIGGRIAKSGDRGLALELEKRGYAWVEAEAR; via the coding sequence TTGCTCGAGATCGAAGACCTGCACGTCCGCGTCGACGAGAAGCCGATCCTGAAGGGCGTCGACCTGGTGCTGCGCGCCGGCGAAGTGCACGCGGTCATGGGCCCCAACGGCTCGGGCAAGAGCACGCTCGCCAACGTGCTCGCCGGGCGCGAGGGCTACGAAGTGACTCGCGGCGCCGTGCGCTTCCAGGGCAAGGACCTGCTCGCGCTCGCGCCCGAGGAGCGCGCGCGCGCCGGCGTGTTCCTGGCGTTCCAGTATCCGGTCGAGATCCCGGGCGTGGGCAACTCCTACTTCATGAAGGCCACGCTGAACGCGCAGCGCGCCGCGCGCGGCCTGCCGCCGCTCGACGCGATCGACTTCCTCACGCTGGTCAAGCAGAAGGCCAAGGCGCTCGAGATGGACGAGGCCTTCCTCGGCCGCTCGGTGAACGAGGGCTTCTCGGGCGGCGAGAAGAAACGCAACGAGATCCTGCAGATGTCGCTGCTCGAGCCCACGCTCGCGGTGCTCGACGAAACCGACTCCGGGCTCGACATCGACGCGCTGCGCATCGTGGCGGACGGCGTGAACCGGCTGCGCTCGCCCGAGCGCGCGGTGCTGGCGATCACTCACTACCAGCGCCTGCTCGAGTATCTCGTGCCGGACCGCACGCACGTGCTGATCGGCGGCCGGATCGCGAAGTCGGGCGACCGAGGGCTGGCGCTCGAGCTCGAGAAGCGCGGCTACGCCTGGGTCGAGGCGGAAGCGCGGTGA